The Gemmatimonadaceae bacterium nucleotide sequence GTGCAGCGCGACGGGGGCATGAGCGTGCACGTCGGCCGGGTGCGCACGGACCCGCAGTTCCACCTGCGATTCGTGGCCATGGGGCACAACGTGATCCGCGGCGCGGCCGGCGCCTCCATCCAGAACGCCGAGCTGCTCGCCGCGCGCGGCGTGATCCGGCCGGCATGATCGTCTCCAAGTTCGGCGGAACGTCCGTCGCCGACGCGGCCGCGATCGAGCGCACGGCCGAGATCGTCCGCGGCCGCCTCGCGCAGCGGCCGGTGGTGGTCGTCTCGGCGCTGGCCGGCGTGACGAACGCCCTGCTCGGCATCGCACGGCAGGCCAGTGAGGGCAACTTCATCTCGGCCGTGTCCAGCGTGCAGGCCGTGCGGGAGCGCCACCTGCAGGAGGTGGATGCACTGCTGGCCGGATCACCGGAGCTGAACGAGATCGGCGGTGAAGTGAGCCTGATCTTCGATGAGCTCGCGCAGCTCTGCGAGGCGCTCTCGGTGCTCGGCTTCATCACGCCGCGGAGCCTGGATGCCATTGCCGGCATGGGTGAACGGGCGTCGTCGATGCTCGTCGCGGCGGCGTTCCGGCACCGCGGGATGGACGCCGTGCATGTCGACGCGCGCAAGGTGATGCTCACCGACGACACCTTCGGCAAGGCGGAGCCGCAACCCGAGGCGATCGCCGCGGCGGCCCGGAGCCAGATCACGCCGCTCGTGCTCGAGGGCAAGGTGCCGGTGCTGGGGGGCTACATCGGGTCCAGCCTGGACGGGATCACGACCACGCTCGGCCGCGGCGGATCGGACTACAGTGCCTCGCTCATCGGTGCGGCGGTGCAGGCCGAGTCGATCGAGATCTGGACGGACGTGGACGGCATGCTGACCGCCGACCCGCGCGTGGTGCCCGCCGCGCGTTCCATCCCGCAGATCCGGTTCGACGAGGCCAGCGAACTGGCGAGCTTCGGGGCCAAGGTGCTGCACCCCGCGACCATCGCACCGGCCGTGCGCCTCGGCATCCCGGTCTGGATCTACAACTCCCGCAACCCGGGCGGGCACGGCACGCGCATCACCTTCGATGCGCCGCGCCGCGCCGTGACGGCCATCGCGGCCAAGCGCGACACGACCATCCTCCGCGTCGCCACCGGCAAGATGCTCTTCCAGTCCGGCTTCCTGCGACGCGTGTTCGAACTGTTCGACGAGCACGCGGTGTCGGTGGACGTGGTGGCCACCAGCGAGGTCTCGGTGTCGGTCACGGTGGACGACACCGCGCCGCTCGACGTGCTCCTCGGCGCGCTGCGGCAGATCGGTGACGTGAGCGTGGCGCGTCGCCGCGCGATCATCAGCGTCGTGGGGTCGGGCATCGCCGATGA carries:
- the lysC gene encoding lysine-sensitive aspartokinase 3, with product MIVSKFGGTSVADAAAIERTAEIVRGRLAQRPVVVVSALAGVTNALLGIARQASEGNFISAVSSVQAVRERHLQEVDALLAGSPELNEIGGEVSLIFDELAQLCEALSVLGFITPRSLDAIAGMGERASSMLVAAAFRHRGMDAVHVDARKVMLTDDTFGKAEPQPEAIAAAARSQITPLVLEGKVPVLGGYIGSSLDGITTTLGRGGSDYSASLIGAAVQAESIEIWTDVDGMLTADPRVVPAARSIPQIRFDEASELASFGAKVLHPATIAPAVRLGIPVWIYNSRNPGGHGTRITFDAPRRAVTAIAAKRDTTILRVATGKMLFQSGFLRRVFELFDEHAVSVDVVATSEVSVSVTVDDTAPLDVLLGALRQIGDVSVARRRAIISVVGSGIADDAEAMGAVLRALGHRRIHMLSLSASAINLTILLDDADTPDAIRALHAALFEQAVGA